In Exiguobacterium acetylicum, the genomic stretch CAAAAAAAGCGCCACTCGGGTCGAGTGACACTTTTGATTCTCGCTTATTTCACACTTTGATACTGATGCTGATACGTTTGGATATCGCCCGCTCCCATGAACAGAAGCACAGCATTTTCATGCTGACGTAGAACAGAAACGTTGTCGCGCGTCAGAATAGAAGCTTGCGGGATTTTCTCCTGCAGATCTTCGACGCGAACTTGCCCTTCCTGCTCACGTGCTGATCCAAAGATTTCGCATAAATATGTCGCATCTGCTTCACGTAAAGAAGTCGCGAAATCATCCATGAATGATTTCAAGCGTGTGTACGTATGCGGTTGGAAAATCGCAATGACTTCACGGTCCGGATATTTTTTCCGTGCCGACTCAATCGTCGCGCTGATTTCCTTCGGATGGTGCGCGTAGTCATCTACTAGGATTTGTGTGCCGAATTCCGACTCACTGAAGCGACGTTTTACACCACCAAATGTGGCTAAACGTTCAGCAACGTCGTCTTTGCTCAATCCTTCGTACTGACAGATCGCAATGACAGAGAGTGCATTCAAGACATGATGACGACCGAATCCTGGAATGAGGAACGTGCCGTAGAAATCATCACGTAAATAGACATCAAATGATGTACCATCTGGCGTTGACGTCGCGTTTTCCGCGCGGAAATCATTGTTTTCTCCAAATCCATAATAGAGAACAGGTACATTCGCTTGAATGTTTTGAAGATGCTCATCATCTCCACAAGCAACGATCGCTTGCTTAACCTGCATCGCCATTTCTTGGAATGCCGAAACGACGTCATCGATTCCTGTGAAATAATCCGAATGATCGAAGTCGATATTCGTCATGATAGCGTAGTCCGGCTTGTAATATAAGAAGTGACGTTTGTATTCACATGCCTCGAAGACGAATGCTTTCGCATCCTCTACTCCTGCCCCTGTCCCGTCTCCGATCAAGAAAGCTGTCGGTGTGATACCGCTCAAGACGTGTGAAAGCAAACCTGTTGTCGACGTTTTTCCGTGTGAGCCTGTAATGGCGACCGAACGATATTCATTTGCTAGGTGTCCTAAGAAATCGTAATAATGATGGATGGTTAAACCAAGTTCATTTGCCCGTGCGATTTCTGGGTGATCATCTCCAAAAGCATTCCCTTGGATGATGACATAATCTTCTTTGATGTTATCCGCATTGAACGGGAAAAATGGAATTCCCTTAGCCCGTAACGCGTCTTCAGTAAAAATGTGCTTTTCGATGTCTGAACCTTGCACCTCATGATTCATCTCATGTAGTACTTGGGCGAGCGCACTCATCCCTGTTCCTTTGATTCCAACAAAATGATACTTTGTCATATAAAAGCCCTCCAATTCACGTTCCGGTCCGTACCATCGGGCTCGGGTACAAAACCTGTACCATTATAGCAAACCGATTTATTTTTTACCATGTAAATTATTTTGTTCTCGACGTGCACGATACATCGCCATCAAGTCTTTCGTCGTCATAACGACGTTAACAGGCGGTCCGACCGGTTTTTTCACTTCCGGCTGAACAGGCTTATCGACCTCGGTAACAGATGGATCTTGATCTACTTCAATAGCAGATGGATCAAAAGTCGGTGCGAAGCTCTCTACTTGTTGCTCAACTTCTTTTTCATCAGCAGACTCTTCACTTGATGTCTCTGTCGGAACAACTGATTGTTCCACCGTCTCACTGTTGGAAGATGTTTCAGTTTCGTCCGTTTCTTCTACTTCGGTTACGGTCGGCACTTCTTCTCTTACGAGCTCTTCACTTGTGTGAGGTTCCGGTACGAGTAATTCGACGTCCGTCACCGGTACAAGACCAGCATCTGCTTCCGCTTCGTCTAAAACGACTTCTGGCGCGATTAGTTCTTGATTCGTCAAAGCAACCTCATCAGTATTTCCCTCTTCGACTGTTTCCGAAACCTGCTCACTCGTTTCCGTTTCTTCCGTAGCTTTTACGGTTTCCGATGCAGATTGCTTCGGACGTTGGAATCCATAAATCGGTGAAGGCACATCCGTTAAAACGAAGCGATCTTCACGCTCCTCTTTTTTCGGACGTTCCACCGGCTTTGTCTCACGTTCCCCTGCAAGCTCTCGACGAATCCGGGCAGCCTGCTCTTTTAGTGACTGTTCATAACGATTACTCATACGTTCACCCCTCCATCTTGTTAAAAAATCGGTCGAATCATCGACCGATTGAGAATGCTTCCCCTACTGCTTTTGTATCATCGAGTACAAGAATCCCTTTTTCTTGTGGTGCATCGACAAGTCCGAGCTCACGCGCTGAGCAGAGCATACCGCTTGATGGTACGCCGCGTAACGCCGAAGGACGAATGATTAACCCAGACGGCATGACCGCTCCCGGTTTAGCAACAACTACTTTTTGACCCGCCGCTACATTCGGTGCTCCACAAACGATTTGTAAAGTTCCGTTATCTACTTCTACCTGACAGACCGATAATTTATCAGCATCCGGATGCTTCTCGCAAGAAGCAACGAACCCAACAACGAATTTCGGAGAATAATCCACTTGTTCGAGTGACAATTCGATATCTCGATTCGCCAGTTCCTTTTGGATGACTGTTGCCAATTCTTCTGTCAATTCAACCGGTCCTTGTGACTCGATCGTAAACGTAGTCGAAGCATCAAACAGGTTGTAACCGACAACACGATCACCATGCTTGATTGTTGCTACGTCTCCTTCACGAGTCGCTGTCACTTCCGCACGTGGTGCGTCTTCCAAAATGATCATTAAGACGTCACCGACGCCCTCTTTATTATAAAACACATTCATTCAATCCATGACTCCCTTCCGTCTTTCTCACAATGCCTATTGTATCAGATTCTTTACTCTTTCGGCTGCTTGTTTTTCGCAAGGACGAAGACCGGTTCCAGATTACCATCTTCATATAAGAATGGTAATGCTGTGACCGGTACACGCCCGTTCGAGAAGAAGTCAAACATCAGTTGCTGTAAGACATCATATCCGGCGTCATTACGAATATCTGCGAAAATCAGCACATCCTGATGCGGAATCCCGACAGCGAATTCTCCTTCGATTTGCGCCGCATAATCTGCTAATAACGTCTTGTTCAAAACACGACTCGCCTCATATCCGTCACCGAGACTCAAGAAATAAAAGATATTCCCCGCGACTTCATCTTGTTTAAATGGCGCATCAAGCGATTTCACATTAAAACGCGCTGCTTCTGATAACTGTTCAGCTGTCCATTCAGCAGACGCCAGTAACTCCTCATCAATCAAACGATACGTCGCTCCTAGATCAAGTGCGTACATGATTTTCGTCTCACCTGTATGTGGTGTACTGACAAGCGTCTTTCCTTCTTTTGTCGTATCGGCAAACGATTTAGCACGAATGACAGGAAAGATTTTTTGCTCTTGTCCAACGAGTGAGATTTGATCCGTTTGTCCGAGTACAGCACGGATATATTCGATCGTCTCTTCGACTGCGATGACACCTCTTCGTTTTGCTTTTGCGACAAGCGGATTCAATCCGACATCAACGCCTGATTTATCGTGCTTTCGCTCAATTCGTAATACAGACTTTTCACGATCGAAATATGTCGTGTACCCTTCTTCTTCAAATGTTTGTGTCATCATTCTTCGGATTTGTTGTAGTTCCATTCGATTTCATCCTTTCTATCATGAAAAAAAGCGAGTCAGCGCTCGCTTTTTTCTTAAACCGTCTCTAAAAATGCTGTCACCTGTTCTGGTGTCTTCCGCTCTTTCCCGACATAACGCCCTGTCTCTTCACCATCGCGGAACGCAACAAAACTTGGAATTCCGAAGATGTCCATTTCCCGGGCAATTTCAATATGATCGTCGCGATCGACGTAGTAAAACTCGAAGCCGTTAAATGTTTGCTCGATTTCCGGCATGAACGGATCTAAGAAGCGGCAATCCGGGCACCAGTTTGCTGAGAATAAAAAGACGGCATTTCCTTGTTTTGCTGTATCGAATTCTTGTTTGGATTGTAATGTTTTCATGATGATTTCCTCCTTTGATTTCCCTAGAAGTCATTGCCCTCATCATAGCATATTCAATTGTGGCTGTGCGTTTTCGTGCTTGGTTTGCTATACTGCAACTAGAAAACACCTGGAAAGGACTTCACTATGGCAGATCAACCAATCAAACATCCGTTCGAACGCTTCGTCGGCTTCGTTGGCATGACGAGTTGTTTACGTTACGGCTATTCCTTCATTGATTCTGAACGAAGCTTACCCGAAATCTTTTTGTATTTGGTCGTCGGTTTTGCGATCATCATTTTACTCGAAGCACTCGGAAAACGACTCGCTCGAAAATTGCCTGTCGTACGCATGCGGTA encodes the following:
- the murC gene encoding UDP-N-acetylmuramate--L-alanine ligase, whose protein sequence is MTKYHFVGIKGTGMSALAQVLHEMNHEVQGSDIEKHIFTEDALRAKGIPFFPFNADNIKEDYVIIQGNAFGDDHPEIARANELGLTIHHYYDFLGHLANEYRSVAITGSHGKTSTTGLLSHVLSGITPTAFLIGDGTGAGVEDAKAFVFEACEYKRHFLYYKPDYAIMTNIDFDHSDYFTGIDDVVSAFQEMAMQVKQAIVACGDDEHLQNIQANVPVLYYGFGENNDFRAENATSTPDGTSFDVYLRDDFYGTFLIPGFGRHHVLNALSVIAICQYEGLSKDDVAERLATFGGVKRRFSESEFGTQILVDDYAHHPKEISATIESARKKYPDREVIAIFQPHTYTRLKSFMDDFATSLREADATYLCEIFGSAREQEGQVRVEDLQEKIPQASILTRDNVSVLRQHENAVLLFMGAGDIQTYQHQYQSVK
- the ytpR gene encoding YtpR family tRNA-binding protein — encoded protein: MNVFYNKEGVGDVLMIILEDAPRAEVTATREGDVATIKHGDRVVGYNLFDASTTFTIESQGPVELTEELATVIQKELANRDIELSLEQVDYSPKFVVGFVASCEKHPDADKLSVCQVEVDNGTLQIVCGAPNVAAGQKVVVAKPGAVMPSGLIIRPSALRGVPSSGMLCSARELGLVDAPQEKGILVLDDTKAVGEAFSIGR
- a CDS encoding DUF1444 domain-containing protein, with protein sequence MELQQIRRMMTQTFEEEGYTTYFDREKSVLRIERKHDKSGVDVGLNPLVAKAKRRGVIAVEETIEYIRAVLGQTDQISLVGQEQKIFPVIRAKSFADTTKEGKTLVSTPHTGETKIMYALDLGATYRLIDEELLASAEWTAEQLSEAARFNVKSLDAPFKQDEVAGNIFYFLSLGDGYEASRVLNKTLLADYAAQIEGEFAVGIPHQDVLIFADIRNDAGYDVLQQLMFDFFSNGRVPVTALPFLYEDGNLEPVFVLAKNKQPKE
- a CDS encoding thioredoxin family protein; this translates as MKTLQSKQEFDTAKQGNAVFLFSANWCPDCRFLDPFMPEIEQTFNGFEFYYVDRDDHIEIAREMDIFGIPSFVAFRDGEETGRYVGKERKTPEQVTAFLETV